A section of the Pseudomonas tritici genome encodes:
- a CDS encoding glycogen/starch/alpha-glucan phosphorylase — protein MSQEPLAREAEVAAFRDAVLTKLTYAVGKDPDHAFDHDWFEAIALAARDQMVDHWMDHTRRIYRKGQKRVYYLSLEFLIGRLLYDSLSNLGVLEIAREALSELGVDLERIRLLEPDAALGNGGLGRLAACFMESMSTLGIAGHGYGIRYEHGLFRQAIVDGWQQEQTERWLDFGNPWEFERAEVIYPIGFGGSVETLPDASGKLIQVWTPSETVRAVAYDTPVVGWRGASVNTLRLWRARAVEDLHLERFNAGDHLGAVAEVARAESISRVLYPADSTEAGQELRLRQEYFFVSASLQDLLRRHKNMHGSVLSLGEHAAIQLNDTHPSIAVAELMRQLVDLHDIPWEAAWDVTVETLSYTNHTLLPEALETWPVGLMERMLPRHMQIIYLINAQHIDSLRAKGVHDFDVLRAVSLIEEDNGRRVRMGNLAFLGSHSVNGVSGLHTQLMRNTVFSELHKLYPERINNKTNGITFRRWLYQANPKLTSMLVDALGPDILDNMETRLGELETFAEKQTFRKAFADQRLHSKRALADIIHERLGIAINPAAMFDVQVKRIHEYKRQLLNLLHTVALYQAIRAEPGTDWVPRVKIFAGKAAASYHQAKLIIKLTNDIARTVNNDPTVRGLLKVVFLPNYNVSLAESIIPAADLSEQISTAGFEASGTSNMKFGLNGALTIGTMDGANVEMHERVGADHMFIFGLSAQQVEARKHAGEFNAGQDIAASHRLSDVLQAIRGGVFSPDDPGRYVGLIDGLIDYDRFLVCADFDSYWEAQARVEAHWHDSKAWWRSAVLNTARMGWFSSDRTIREYATEIWKALD, from the coding sequence ATGTCTCAGGAACCACTTGCACGAGAAGCAGAGGTAGCCGCGTTTCGCGATGCCGTCTTGACCAAACTCACCTACGCGGTGGGCAAGGACCCGGATCACGCCTTCGACCACGACTGGTTCGAAGCCATTGCCCTGGCCGCACGCGACCAGATGGTCGACCACTGGATGGACCATACGCGGCGTATTTACCGCAAAGGTCAAAAGCGCGTTTATTACCTTTCCCTGGAATTCCTCATCGGTCGTTTGCTGTACGACAGCCTGAGCAACCTTGGCGTGCTGGAGATCGCGCGCGAGGCACTCTCGGAGCTGGGCGTCGACCTTGAGCGCATCCGCCTGCTGGAGCCCGATGCGGCGCTCGGCAACGGTGGCCTGGGCCGCCTGGCCGCGTGCTTTATGGAAAGCATGTCGACGTTGGGCATTGCGGGTCACGGTTATGGCATTCGTTATGAGCACGGCCTGTTCCGCCAGGCGATTGTCGATGGCTGGCAACAGGAGCAAACCGAACGCTGGCTGGATTTCGGCAACCCATGGGAATTCGAACGGGCCGAAGTGATTTACCCGATCGGGTTTGGCGGCAGCGTCGAAACCCTGCCGGATGCTTCCGGCAAGCTGATCCAAGTGTGGACGCCGAGCGAAACCGTACGCGCGGTTGCCTACGACACCCCGGTGGTCGGCTGGCGCGGCGCGAGTGTCAATACCTTGCGCCTGTGGCGTGCTCGCGCAGTGGAAGACCTGCACCTGGAACGTTTCAACGCCGGCGACCACCTGGGCGCCGTCGCCGAAGTGGCCCGCGCCGAAAGCATCTCCCGGGTGCTTTACCCCGCGGACAGCACCGAAGCGGGGCAGGAACTGCGCCTGCGCCAGGAATACTTCTTCGTCTCGGCCTCGCTGCAGGATTTGCTGCGTCGCCACAAGAACATGCATGGCTCGGTGCTGAGCCTGGGCGAACACGCTGCGATCCAGCTCAACGACACTCACCCGTCCATCGCCGTGGCCGAGTTGATGCGCCAATTGGTCGACTTGCACGACATTCCGTGGGAAGCGGCGTGGGACGTCACCGTCGAAACCCTTTCCTACACCAACCACACCCTGTTGCCCGAAGCGCTGGAAACCTGGCCGGTTGGCTTGATGGAGCGCATGCTGCCGCGGCACATGCAGATCATCTACCTGATCAACGCCCAGCACATCGACTCGCTGCGCGCCAAGGGCGTCCACGATTTCGACGTATTGCGCGCCGTATCGCTGATTGAAGAAGACAACGGCCGCCGTGTGCGCATGGGCAACCTGGCATTCCTCGGCTCCCACAGCGTCAACGGTGTGTCGGGTTTGCACACCCAGTTGATGCGCAACACGGTGTTCTCTGAGCTGCACAAGCTGTACCCGGAGCGCATCAACAACAAAACCAACGGCATCACCTTCCGCCGCTGGCTGTATCAGGCCAACCCGAAACTCACGTCGATGCTCGTGGACGCACTGGGCCCGGACATTCTCGACAACATGGAAACGCGCCTGGGCGAGCTGGAAACCTTCGCCGAGAAGCAGACCTTCCGCAAAGCCTTCGCCGATCAGCGCCTGCACAGTAAGCGCGCATTGGCGGACATCATTCACGAACGGCTGGGGATCGCGATCAACCCGGCGGCGATGTTCGATGTGCAGGTCAAGCGAATTCACGAATACAAGCGCCAATTGCTGAACCTGCTGCACACGGTGGCGTTGTACCAGGCCATCCGTGCCGAACCGGGCACCGACTGGGTGCCGCGTGTGAAGATCTTCGCGGGTAAAGCGGCGGCGAGTTATCACCAGGCCAAGTTGATCATCAAGTTGACCAACGACATCGCGCGCACCGTTAACAACGACCCGACCGTGCGCGGTCTGCTCAAGGTGGTGTTCCTGCCCAACTACAACGTCAGCCTGGCGGAAAGCATCATCCCGGCGGCGGACTTGTCGGAGCAGATCTCCACGGCCGGCTTTGAAGCCTCGGGCACCAGCAACATGAAGTTCGGTCTCAACGGTGCGTTGACCATCGGCACCATGGACGGCGCGAACGTGGAGATGCACGAGCGCGTCGGCGCCGATCACATGTTTATCTTCGGCCTCAGCGCGCAGCAGGTGGAGGCGCGCAAACACGCCGGTGAATTCAACGCCGGGCAGGACATTGCAGCGTCCCATCGCCTCAGCGATGTGCTGCAAGCGATTCGCGGCGGGGTGTTCTCGCCGGATGATCCGGGCCGGTATGTGGGGTTGATCGACGGGCTGATCGACTACGACCGCTTCCTGGTGTGTGCCGACTTCGATTCGTACTGGGAGGCCCAGGCGCGGGTCGAGGCGCATTGGCATGATTCCAAGGCGTGGTGGCGTTCGGCGGTGCTCAATACCGCGCGGATGGGGTGGTTCTCTTCGGACCGGACGATCCGCGAATACGCCACTGAGATCTGGAAAGCGCTCGACTAA
- a CDS encoding class 1 fructose-bisphosphatase: MSRVTLSRYLIEQTRSNNTPADLRFLIEVVARACKEISHAVSKGALGGVLGSMGTENVQGEVQKKLDVISNEILLEANEWGGHLAGMASEEMDNAYQIPGKYPKGAYLLVFDPLDGSSNIDINAPVGTIFSVLRCPNEYLSQNEALNEKAFLQPGTEQVAAGYAIYGPQTMLVLTLGDGVKGFTLDREMGSFVLTHEDITIPASTQEFAINMSNQRHWEEPVTRYVGELMAGEEGPLKKNFNMRWVAAMVADVHRILTRGGLFMYPRDSREPSKPGKLRLMYEANPMSFLVEQAGGASTDGHQRILDIQPEGLHQRVAVFLGSKEEVERVTAYHKK, translated from the coding sequence ATGTCCCGCGTTACCTTGAGTCGCTATTTGATCGAGCAGACCCGCAGCAACAACACGCCTGCCGATCTGCGCTTCCTTATCGAAGTGGTGGCGCGTGCTTGCAAGGAAATCAGCCACGCCGTGTCCAAAGGCGCACTGGGTGGTGTCCTGGGCAGCATGGGCACTGAAAACGTGCAGGGCGAAGTGCAGAAGAAGCTCGACGTCATCTCCAACGAGATCCTGCTCGAAGCCAACGAATGGGGTGGTCACCTGGCCGGCATGGCGTCCGAAGAAATGGACAATGCCTACCAGATCCCGGGCAAGTACCCGAAAGGCGCGTACCTGCTGGTGTTCGACCCACTGGACGGCTCGTCCAACATCGACATCAACGCTCCCGTCGGCACCATCTTCTCGGTACTGCGTTGCCCTAACGAGTACTTGAGCCAGAACGAAGCCCTGAACGAAAAGGCCTTCCTGCAGCCAGGCACCGAACAGGTCGCGGCTGGTTACGCGATCTACGGCCCGCAGACCATGCTGGTACTGACCCTGGGCGACGGCGTCAAAGGCTTCACCCTGGACCGCGAAATGGGCAGTTTCGTACTGACCCACGAAGACATCACCATTCCTGCGTCCACCCAGGAATTCGCGATCAACATGTCCAACCAGCGCCACTGGGAAGAACCTGTGACCCGCTACGTAGGCGAGTTGATGGCTGGCGAAGAAGGCCCGTTGAAGAAAAACTTCAACATGCGCTGGGTCGCCGCCATGGTGGCCGACGTGCACCGCATCCTGACCCGTGGTGGCTTGTTCATGTACCCTCGCGACAGCCGCGAGCCGTCCAAGCCGGGCAAATTGCGCCTGATGTATGAAGCCAATCCGATGTCGTTCCTGGTTGAGCAGGCAGGCGGCGCGTCCACCGACGGTCACCAGCGTATCCTCGACATCCAGCCTGAAGGCCTGCACCAGCGTGTGGCGGTATTCCTGGGTTCGAAAGAAGAAGTTGAGCGTGTGACGGCCTATCACAAGAAGTAA
- a CDS encoding YkgJ family cysteine cluster protein — protein sequence MKPQLIAAAELDRLETWQKYSAHMCGGCVSSCCTLPVEVKIKDLIRIGIVDEFERGDPPKNIAKRLQKEGIVERFNSKSEIFTLQRMSNNDCLYLDRKTRFCTIYDKRPDTCRNHPKIGPRPGYCAYKPKEVVRETKFKTLDKF from the coding sequence ATGAAGCCTCAACTGATCGCCGCCGCGGAACTCGACCGTCTTGAAACGTGGCAGAAATATTCCGCGCACATGTGCGGTGGTTGCGTGTCCAGCTGCTGCACGCTGCCGGTCGAAGTGAAGATCAAGGACCTGATCCGCATCGGCATCGTCGATGAGTTCGAGCGCGGCGACCCGCCAAAGAACATCGCCAAGCGCTTGCAGAAGGAAGGCATCGTCGAGCGTTTCAATTCCAAGTCAGAAATTTTTACTCTACAGCGCATGAGCAACAACGATTGCCTGTACCTGGATCGTAAGACGCGCTTCTGCACTATTTATGACAAGCGCCCGGATACTTGCCGCAATCACCCGAAGATCGGGCCACGGCCTGGGTATTGCGCGTACAAGCCGAAGGAAGTGGTGCGCGAGACCAAGTTCAAGACCCTCGATAAGTTCTGA
- the typA gene encoding translational GTPase TypA, producing the protein MIENLRNIAIIAHVDHGKTTLVDKLLRQSGTLERNELNDERVMDSNDQEKERGITILAKNTAINWNGYHINIVDTPGHADFGGEVERVMSMVDSVLLLVDAQDGPMPQTRFVTKKAFEAGLRPIVCINKVDRPGARPDWVLDQIFDLFDNLGATEEQLDFQVIYASALNGIAGLEHTAMAEDMTPLYQAIVDHVPPPKVDREGPFQMQISALDYNSFLGVIGVGRIARGSVKPNTPVVAIGADGKKRNGRILKLMGHHGLHRIDVEEAFAGDIVCVSGMDSLFISDTLCQPDTVEAMKPLTVDEPTVSMTFQVNDSPFCGKEGKFVTSRNIKERLDKELLYNVALRVEEGDSADKFKVSGRGELHLSVLIETMRREGFEMGVGRPEVIIRTVDGVKQEPFENVTIDTPEESQGKVMEEMGLRKGDLTNMVPDGKGRVRLEYNIPARGLIGFRNQFLTLTNGAGILTSIFDRYDTMKSGDMSGRQNGVLVSVETGKALTYSLETLQARGKLFVEHGQEIYNGQIVGLNSRDNDMGVNPTKGKKLDNMRASGKDETIALVPPVRFTLEQALEFIQDDELCEVTPKSIRLRKKILDEGERTRAAKKAKN; encoded by the coding sequence GGCACCCTGGAGCGCAACGAGCTCAACGACGAGCGCGTGATGGACTCCAACGACCAGGAAAAAGAGCGCGGTATTACCATCCTGGCGAAAAACACCGCTATCAACTGGAACGGCTACCACATCAACATCGTGGATACCCCGGGCCACGCCGACTTCGGCGGCGAAGTAGAACGCGTAATGTCGATGGTTGACTCCGTTCTGCTGCTGGTTGACGCTCAAGACGGCCCTATGCCGCAAACCCGTTTCGTGACCAAGAAGGCTTTCGAAGCCGGCCTGCGTCCGATCGTGTGCATCAACAAGGTTGACCGTCCAGGCGCGCGTCCGGACTGGGTTCTGGACCAGATCTTCGACCTGTTCGACAACCTGGGTGCTACCGAAGAGCAACTGGACTTCCAAGTTATCTACGCCTCGGCCCTGAACGGTATTGCCGGTCTGGAACACACCGCCATGGCGGAAGACATGACCCCGCTGTACCAGGCGATCGTTGACCACGTTCCACCACCGAAGGTTGACCGTGAAGGCCCGTTCCAGATGCAAATCTCGGCACTGGACTACAACAGCTTCCTGGGTGTTATCGGCGTTGGCCGTATCGCGCGTGGTAGCGTCAAGCCGAACACCCCGGTTGTCGCTATCGGCGCCGACGGCAAGAAGCGTAACGGTCGTATCCTGAAGCTGATGGGGCACCACGGTCTGCACCGTATCGACGTTGAAGAAGCTTTCGCAGGCGACATCGTGTGCGTGAGCGGTATGGACTCGCTGTTCATCTCCGACACCCTGTGCCAGCCGGACACTGTCGAGGCGATGAAGCCTCTGACCGTTGACGAGCCAACCGTTTCCATGACCTTCCAGGTAAACGACTCGCCTTTCTGCGGTAAAGAAGGCAAGTTCGTGACGTCCCGTAACATCAAGGAACGTCTGGACAAAGAGCTGCTGTACAACGTTGCTCTGCGCGTTGAAGAAGGCGACTCGGCTGACAAGTTCAAGGTTTCCGGCCGTGGTGAGCTGCACCTCTCGGTACTGATCGAAACCATGCGTCGCGAAGGCTTCGAAATGGGCGTTGGTCGTCCGGAAGTGATCATCCGTACCGTTGACGGCGTGAAGCAGGAACCGTTCGAAAACGTCACCATCGACACCCCTGAAGAATCCCAGGGCAAGGTCATGGAAGAGATGGGCCTGCGTAAGGGCGACCTGACCAACATGGTGCCGGATGGCAAAGGCCGTGTACGTCTGGAATACAACATCCCTGCTCGTGGTCTGATCGGTTTCCGTAACCAGTTCCTGACCCTGACCAACGGTGCTGGCATCCTGACCTCGATCTTCGATCGCTATGACACCATGAAGTCCGGCGACATGTCCGGCCGTCAGAACGGTGTTCTGGTATCGGTTGAAACCGGCAAGGCACTGACCTACTCCCTGGAAACCCTCCAGGCGCGTGGCAAGCTGTTCGTTGAACACGGTCAAGAGATCTACAACGGTCAGATCGTTGGTCTGAACAGCCGTGACAACGACATGGGCGTCAACCCAACCAAAGGCAAGAAGCTCGACAACATGCGTGCTTCGGGTAAAGACGAAACCATCGCCCTGGTTCCACCTGTTCGCTTCACCCTGGAACAGGCCCTGGAATTCATCCAGGACGACGAGCTGTGCGAAGTGACGCCTAAGTCGATCCGCCTGCGTAAGAAGATCCTGGACGAAGGCGAGCGTACCCGCGCTGCCAAGAAAGCCAAGAACTGA
- a CDS encoding lipoprotein produces the protein MSLRRLALLTFCVLLAACSKVNQENYAKLSAGMPKAEVESLLGQPTDCSGALGMSSCTWGDKNSFISVQYAGDKVLMFSGQGLK, from the coding sequence ATGTCGTTACGTCGTCTCGCCTTGCTGACCTTTTGCGTGCTGTTGGCCGCTTGCAGCAAGGTCAACCAAGAAAATTACGCGAAGCTTTCCGCTGGCATGCCTAAGGCTGAAGTGGAATCACTGCTGGGTCAGCCGACTGACTGTTCCGGCGCACTGGGCATGTCCAGCTGCACCTGGGGCGATAAAAACAGCTTTATCAGCGTGCAATATGCCGGTGACAAGGTTCTGATGTTTTCCGGGCAAGGCCTGAAGTAA
- a CDS encoding DUF2339 domain-containing protein, with amino-acid sequence MQWIFMLIGLALGWTLDESFSDAGIGALLGLGIGQAIRLAKLSAQADQQARQLETTQKSLIALGERLRQLEVPAPTSSVIVETPVPEPITVTKAPELVWELPADIAPVAMVTEPSQPLPADVWTPAPTPRPQAPAIPRGPNLIERAISGARNWLFGGNTVLRVGVVLLFLGLAFLLRYATEGMVVPIEVRYAGVAAAALGLLGLGWWLRLRNSNYGLMLQGTGIAVLYLTVFAAMRLHPLIDPSAALGLLVAVTVFSAILAITQDALGLACAAALGGFAAPILTSTGAGNHVALFSYFALLNAGILAIAWFKAWRLLNLIGFVGTFGIGFAWGLRSYTPELLWSTEPFLILFFLMYLTIGLLFARRKLLEMSDAPEDDSRGALLRWSAAKGDYVDGSMLFGPPLVGFGLQFALVQHVEFAAAFSALGLGVIYMGLARLLSGGRALLLAETCLALGVIFASLAIPLGLDARWTAAAWAVEGAGIFWLGLRQQRPLARAFGLLLQLGSAVAFVSELSVGEHTLLDGAPLGALLLGAALLFSFDQLRKASTEQATDWERKGLPVLASLGLSFLYLLAPLLLNTQGTAVSWAIAGLATLFVGLRIGSRTFLFTAFAVQLLGGALFLLRLQGGDGAAVFNAGWSGLLTASLIGLALIGGMLLAARDEMVRGDVRLLRGLSVVLLAGLILINLAVLFVLPWESASGVWAASGLLVIWLSLYLQQRVSFVFGLLLQLIGGGSFLLAVPELLGPLTREGLRPLAHSGFWTPMVLGLAALVGAWRLQREPHAPVFAVLKLQRLSDLLLVWGTAWWTLALVGEVLRFIPQELQGPFLLGTAAVSVAIWAFLSERLRWASLGMLCTLLMPAAGVVLLVSAHNYYHPAAQYGWLAWLAVFVVHFISLRRLAAVVPAKVLSAAHVVGCWMLIGVLALEVRYGLLVLSSEYNAWRWLGWAILPSLYLVLAAAPRRWPWPVSAYPREYRVLAALPLAVLMLGWFWLANIFSDGTAEPLPYVPLLNPLDLGLLFALLGIYLWSRSAAPERGPRIELIAQGVAGVSLFAFFTALVMRTAHHWGGVPFQLDALLESMLVQAGLSIVWTLIALGLMIGGHLRHRREVWLIGAALIAVVVAKLFFVELSNRGGLARIVSFIGVGGLLLVVGYFAPLPPKRVEPVTETEGASS; translated from the coding sequence ATGCAATGGATTTTCATGCTGATTGGCCTTGCGCTCGGCTGGACGCTTGACGAGTCGTTCAGTGACGCGGGCATCGGTGCGCTGTTGGGGCTCGGCATTGGCCAGGCGATTCGCCTGGCGAAGCTGTCGGCCCAAGCGGACCAGCAGGCGCGTCAGTTGGAAACCACGCAAAAGTCGCTGATAGCGCTGGGTGAGCGCCTGCGGCAGTTGGAAGTGCCCGCGCCGACGAGCAGTGTCATCGTCGAAACACCCGTCCCTGAGCCGATAACTGTCACTAAAGCGCCCGAGCTTGTTTGGGAGCTGCCTGCCGACATCGCACCTGTTGCCATGGTCACCGAACCGAGCCAGCCGCTGCCGGCCGACGTTTGGACGCCTGCCCCAACTCCGCGCCCTCAAGCACCTGCGATTCCTCGTGGCCCCAACTTGATCGAACGCGCCATCAGCGGCGCACGCAATTGGCTGTTTGGCGGCAATACCGTGCTGCGGGTTGGCGTGGTGTTGCTGTTTCTCGGCCTGGCCTTCCTGCTGCGTTACGCCACCGAAGGCATGGTGGTGCCGATCGAGGTGCGTTACGCCGGGGTTGCCGCTGCGGCGTTAGGCTTACTGGGCCTGGGCTGGTGGCTGCGGCTGCGTAACAGCAACTACGGCTTGATGTTGCAAGGCACCGGGATCGCAGTGTTGTACCTGACGGTGTTTGCTGCGATGCGTTTGCATCCGTTGATAGACCCGAGTGCGGCGCTGGGCTTGCTGGTGGCCGTCACGGTGTTTTCGGCGATCCTGGCAATCACCCAGGATGCCTTGGGGCTGGCCTGTGCGGCGGCGCTCGGCGGCTTTGCGGCGCCTATCCTCACGTCTACCGGTGCCGGCAACCATGTGGCGCTGTTCAGCTATTTTGCCCTGCTGAATGCAGGCATCCTCGCCATCGCCTGGTTCAAGGCCTGGCGTTTGCTCAACCTGATCGGCTTTGTCGGCACCTTTGGTATCGGCTTCGCCTGGGGTCTGCGCTCCTACACGCCGGAATTGCTGTGGAGCACCGAGCCGTTCCTGATTCTGTTTTTCCTGATGTACCTGACCATCGGCCTATTGTTCGCCCGGCGCAAACTGCTGGAGATGAGCGACGCGCCCGAGGATGACAGCCGTGGCGCGCTGCTGCGCTGGTCGGCGGCCAAGGGTGATTATGTCGACGGCAGCATGTTGTTCGGTCCGCCGCTGGTAGGTTTTGGCTTGCAGTTCGCGCTGGTGCAGCACGTGGAATTCGCCGCCGCGTTCAGCGCGTTGGGCTTGGGCGTCATCTACATGGGGTTGGCCCGGCTGCTGAGCGGCGGGCGCGCCTTGCTGTTGGCGGAGACCTGCCTGGCCCTGGGTGTGATCTTCGCCAGCCTGGCGATTCCCCTCGGGCTGGATGCACGCTGGACGGCTGCGGCCTGGGCGGTGGAAGGCGCCGGAATCTTCTGGCTGGGCTTGCGTCAACAGCGACCACTGGCGCGAGCGTTCGGCTTGCTGCTGCAACTGGGCTCAGCGGTGGCATTCGTCAGTGAGTTGAGCGTTGGCGAGCACACCTTGCTGGACGGAGCGCCATTGGGTGCGCTGCTGCTGGGCGCGGCGTTGCTGTTCAGCTTTGATCAGTTGCGCAAGGCCTCTACCGAACAAGCGACGGATTGGGAGCGCAAAGGCCTGCCCGTGCTGGCGAGCCTTGGCTTGAGCTTTTTGTACCTGCTCGCACCCTTGCTGCTGAATACTCAAGGCACGGCTGTCAGTTGGGCAATCGCCGGTCTGGCGACGCTGTTTGTCGGCCTGCGCATTGGTTCGCGGACCTTCCTGTTCACTGCATTCGCCGTGCAGTTGCTGGGCGGCGCGTTGTTCCTGCTGCGCTTGCAGGGCGGTGACGGGGCGGCGGTATTCAATGCGGGCTGGAGTGGCTTGCTCACGGCTTCGCTGATCGGCCTGGCGTTGATTGGCGGCATGCTCCTGGCGGCGCGCGATGAGATGGTGCGCGGCGATGTACGGCTGTTACGTGGCTTGTCGGTGGTTCTGCTGGCGGGTCTTATCCTGATTAATCTCGCGGTGCTGTTCGTCTTGCCTTGGGAGAGCGCGAGCGGCGTATGGGCGGCCAGCGGTTTGTTGGTCATCTGGCTGAGCCTGTACCTGCAACAGCGCGTCAGCTTTGTGTTCGGCTTGTTGCTGCAACTGATCGGCGGCGGCTCGTTCCTGTTGGCAGTGCCGGAGTTGCTCGGCCCGTTGACCCGTGAGGGGCTGCGTCCGTTGGCCCATAGCGGTTTCTGGACGCCGATGGTGCTGGGCCTGGCGGCACTGGTCGGCGCCTGGCGCTTGCAGCGCGAACCCCACGCGCCGGTGTTTGCCGTGTTGAAATTGCAACGCCTGTCCGACTTGCTGCTGGTGTGGGGCACGGCTTGGTGGACGCTGGCATTGGTCGGCGAAGTGTTGCGGTTTATCCCGCAAGAGCTGCAGGGCCCGTTCCTGCTCGGCACCGCAGCAGTCAGCGTGGCGATCTGGGCGTTTCTGTCCGAGCGGCTGCGCTGGGCGTCGCTGGGCATGCTCTGCACCCTGTTGATGCCGGCGGCCGGTGTGGTGTTGCTGGTGTCTGCGCATAACTATTACCACCCGGCGGCGCAGTACGGTTGGCTGGCTTGGTTGGCGGTGTTTGTGGTGCATTTCATCTCGCTGCGGCGTTTGGCGGCGGTGGTTCCGGCCAAGGTGCTGAGCGCGGCGCACGTAGTGGGCTGCTGGATGCTGATCGGCGTGCTGGCGCTGGAGGTGCGTTACGGCTTGCTGGTGCTGTCGAGCGAGTACAACGCCTGGCGCTGGCTGGGCTGGGCGATTCTGCCAAGCCTGTACCTGGTGCTGGCCGCCGCGCCGCGCCGTTGGCCATGGCCGGTATCGGCGTACCCAAGGGAATACCGCGTGCTGGCCGCGCTACCGCTGGCGGTGCTGATGTTGGGGTGGTTCTGGCTGGCGAACATCTTCAGCGACGGCACGGCCGAGCCGTTGCCTTATGTTCCGCTGCTCAACCCATTGGATCTGGGCTTGTTGTTCGCGCTGCTGGGCATTTACCTGTGGTCGCGCAGTGCGGCGCCTGAGCGTGGGCCGCGTATTGAATTGATCGCCCAGGGCGTGGCGGGTGTCTCGCTGTTCGCCTTCTTTACGGCGTTGGTGATGCGTACCGCTCATCATTGGGGCGGCGTGCCGTTTCAATTGGATGCGTTGCTGGAGTCGATGCTGGTGCAGGCCGGCCTATCGATCGTCTGGACCTTGATTGCCCTTGGCCTGATGATCGGCGGTCACCTGCGCCATCGTCGCGAAGTGTGGCTGATCGGCGCGGCGCTGATTGCGGTGGTGGTGGCCAAACTGTTCTTTGTCGAACTGAGCAACCGTGGCGGCCTGGCGCGGATTGTGTCGTTTATCGGTGTGGGCGGGTTGTTGCTGGTGGTGGGCTACTTTGCGCCGCTGCCGCCAAAACGCGTTGAACCTGTGACTGAAACCGAGGGGGCGTCTTCTTGA
- a CDS encoding DUF3999 domain-containing protein, whose translation MGKLKLSGLAVWLACSAAFAQEGPSDFTTQVPLAVSGSGPWYRLELPLAVQLSARQADLSDVRVFNAAGEPQAYALSRQSSQRTESRNVTDVKWFPLYAADTQQALPDVVMKATSTGTLVEIKPSTAPKPGKQVLRGWVLDASAIKAPLQQLSLDWSREQEGFQRFSIEASDDLQHWQAWGDGQVARLSFADERVEQHDVNLPGQSARYLRLVWQGQAAPLLTSAKLVSATSSSLPMPLVWSQPLAGTRLNAGEYSWQLPTGLSIERLRIELKQPNTLAPVTLAGRRDSKQAWQPLSNGVLYRLTQNGQDVVQDELQLPGQTVAELKLAVDERGGGLGIEAPALRFAVRATQLVFLARGEPPFTLALGNASVKAANLPLSTLIPDYSAERLKALGQAKVAGEVAVTSPPIVAAADAGTNWKKLGLWAVLLLGVAALGAMAYSLLRKPPVAR comes from the coding sequence ATGGGCAAGCTGAAACTGAGTGGTTTGGCGGTATGGCTGGCGTGTTCGGCAGCCTTTGCACAGGAAGGTCCGTCCGACTTCACCACCCAGGTACCGCTGGCCGTGAGCGGTAGCGGGCCCTGGTATCGCCTGGAACTGCCACTGGCGGTGCAATTGAGCGCGCGCCAGGCTGATCTCAGCGATGTGCGTGTGTTCAACGCCGCCGGCGAGCCGCAGGCTTATGCGTTGTCGCGTCAATCTTCGCAACGCACCGAAAGCCGCAACGTCACCGACGTGAAGTGGTTCCCGCTGTACGCCGCCGACACCCAGCAAGCCCTGCCCGACGTGGTGATGAAAGCCACCAGCACAGGCACCCTGGTGGAAATAAAACCGTCTACCGCGCCAAAGCCCGGCAAGCAAGTGCTGCGCGGCTGGGTATTGGACGCCAGCGCGATCAAGGCGCCGTTGCAGCAATTGAGCCTGGATTGGAGCCGCGAGCAAGAGGGCTTCCAGCGTTTCAGCATTGAGGCCAGTGATGACTTGCAGCACTGGCAAGCCTGGGGCGATGGGCAGGTGGCGCGCTTGTCATTCGCCGACGAGCGGGTCGAGCAGCATGACGTGAACTTGCCTGGGCAATCGGCACGTTACCTGCGCCTTGTCTGGCAAGGCCAGGCGGCGCCGCTGCTGACCTCGGCAAAGCTGGTGAGCGCGACGAGCAGTAGCCTGCCGATGCCGTTGGTGTGGTCGCAACCCTTGGCGGGCACGCGGCTCAACGCCGGGGAATACAGTTGGCAGTTGCCCACGGGGCTGAGCATCGAGCGACTGCGCATCGAATTGAAGCAACCCAACACGCTGGCGCCCGTTACGCTGGCGGGGCGCAGGGACAGCAAACAGGCGTGGCAGCCACTGAGCAATGGCGTGCTGTATCGCCTCACCCAGAATGGCCAGGACGTGGTGCAGGATGAATTGCAGCTGCCGGGCCAAACGGTCGCCGAACTCAAGTTGGCAGTGGATGAACGCGGCGGCGGCCTGGGCATTGAGGCGCCAGCGCTGCGTTTTGCGGTGCGCGCCACGCAGTTGGTGTTCCTGGCCCGGGGCGAGCCGCCATTTACACTGGCGCTGGGGAATGCATCGGTCAAGGCGGCGAACCTTCCGCTTTCGACCTTGATCCCTGACTACAGCGCCGAGCGTCTCAAGGCATTGGGACAAGCGAAAGTCGCCGGGGAAGTCGCGGTGACGTCGCCGCCGATCGTAGCAGCTGCCGATGCCGGCACGAACTGGAAAAAACTCGGGCTCTGGGCCGTGTTACTGCTCGGCGTGGCGGCACTGGGCGCCATGGCCTACAGTTTGCTGCGCAAGCCGCCGGTGGCACGTTAA